The DNA window CTTCGCCGCCCCATCGTCCGGGCACGTCGGTGCTGCGCAGGTGCGCGCGGGCCCGCTCGGCAAAACCGGCCAGTACCGCATCGCCGATGGCGTGCCCATAGCGGTCGTTGATGTTCTTGAAATGATCGAGGTCGGCGATCGCCACCGCGAACGCCGCCCCCCGCGGTCGAAGCGTTCGATGTGCTGCGCCAGCAGGGTGCGCACATGGCGCCGGTTCGGCAGCCCGGTCAGCTCATCCAGCGTTGCGACACGCTGGATCTTTTCCAGCGCAACCTGCAACTCCGATCGCTGCTTCTGCAGGCGCTCGCGCATCGCCCTCAACTGGGCGGACAGCGACGAGATCGCGGGCAGCACCGTCGCCAGCATCGCAAAGTGGATGATCTCGACATCGGGCTGGTACGTCTTTGGGTCGTGGCCGGCGCACCAGAGCATGACGGCTCCCATCAGCACGAGCGTATAGCGCATCAGCAGCCACACGTGCCTGGCACGCATTTCGAACATGCCGAATACTATGACCATGGCAGCCAGTGCCAGCACGGATGGATGGGCCGGCCCCGTGACCATGTAGGCCGCCGCGACGAGGGTCTGCGCGCAGATTGCCTGGGGCAACGCAAGCGAGGGCGCGGCGAAGCGCAGGTTGAAGCCGCTGCGGATGGCGATATAAAAGCAGGTGACGACGGCCGCGCAAGCCAGCGCCAGCGCGCCGATCCAGTTCTTGTTGAAAATGCCCCGCGCGCTGCCGTAGTACAGGATGGCGATGCAGATCGTGTACACGCCCGCGGTCATCAATGCCACGATGGCCCGGCGCCGCTGCTTGAAGTCGGTGGTCAGCACCAGGTCGGCAAAGCGATGCGCTGCGCGTTGCAGCGGAGACTGCGCTGGCGATGCGGGGTCAGGTGAATCCACGGTGCGTTCCCGCTGTGAATGCCGTACCGCCCGGCGGATGAAAAATGCAGAAAGGCACCGGCTGCCCGCTAGCGGCGCGGGCGATCTGTCGGTATGGAAGCTGGTGCCATTCACGGTATCGCGTTCGCCGGCCTCTGCCCGATGCTGCCTGCAAAGGCAATAGCGGAAGCATGACTGGCGAAAGTTGATGCAAGGAACTATATCATGGGATCAGACATTATTTTTCGTCGATCCCCCGACGGATAGTACACATGTGCCGATATGTTGTGCATGCGCATCAAGATACGTGTCTTGAACGAAGCCAGACCGGCTCGTTCGGGAGCTTGCAACAATGAAGTCGCCTACAGCTTGCTGGGGCACGTCCGCTACGCCAAAGTCCGCTCCCGCCCCATAGGGGACATAGGCGAATGTCAGAATGTGGGCAAATTGTCCGGTTCCATCAACAGAAAAATCGAGTTTCCCTCTCTGTCTGGCCCATGCGCTAAAGATTGGAGATGGAGTAGAAATCCTGCCAAATCCATTGGGTTCGTGTCGAGTGGTTTCCATGGCAATAGCTGCGCCCATCGCGCGCCGGCATCTATCAATTCCTCCGCCGAAGCCTGTTCAACCTTAGCCTGCAGACAATCACTAAGTTCACGGAACGGTTCAAGGGATAACGGCACTGGTTCAGCGGAAAACTCGGCTCTTCCCGTGATTGCCTCACCTAGCGAAATAAGCGCGCTAGCGTCGGGCATTGTGATGCCAATACACGGAAATCGATCACATGCCTCTTGAAAGTGCAAGTAACGATCTGCTCTCTTTTGCATCCGAAAAAATCGACTGCGATCATGTATGCGTCTATGGTGTCATTTGTCCGGAAAACTGACTGGGACTTAGGTCCGCTTCTGGCCGATCTCGGCCGTTTGCCACAGCGTATCAGGTCGTCGAACCAAAAAAGGCATGGCCTGTCACGACAGGCAGCTCCCGCCCCAAGCGGACCTTAATAACCCCTGCAACGGCTTGCATTGGAACAGCCAATGCCAAACTTACTGCTGGCCATGAGTTTTCAGCCAATCGGCCCCGATCTCGAAACGTTCGGCTTCCCAGCCAGGCAGCAGGTCTGCGATCTCGTTTAGGGTGAGGTCTGCAACAAGCAACACGCCCAAGCTCACATGGTAGGGTTTAAGCGAATCGTCGTTATCGACGTTACCGCACAAGAATTGCCAGTCCTCGTCTTCTCTAACGACCAAGAGCGAGGGCCGTTCTCCTCGGAATATGCCCGCAGCAGTGAACGCCCAGCCGTTGATCAGTAAACTCAGGATTTTCAATCCGGCGTACCTCATCTATTGTGCCGATCAATTTCGAACAGCGACCGTCCGCTCTTGCCCCGGTTGCTGCCGCCCAGTGTACGACGGCTATCGACCCATTGCACACCTTCCCATCAGGCTTGCTTGGAGATTAGAACTCTGCCAGTTGCCACAACTTGGCTCCCTTCCACAACGCGAAATCCTGCGCCAGGCACGAGCGCTGAATAGTCGACGCCTGGATACATCAACGCGACGATTGCAACTGCCGAATCACCTGGCTCTACGACGGGCGGGGTCGACTGTACGAAGACAACTCCAAGGAGTTCGCTGGACTCAGTTATCAGATGGGGACGGTAAGTGCCCGTTGTCAAATCTAATGAGGGCTTCCGCCCCCCTGATGCCGTTGGCGTGAAGAGCACCTCGACTTGCAAACGTTGTGATGTATCCATAAATTTCCTCAGCGTGCGCAGCTGATCATTAATCCAGGATCTGCATGATCCGCTTCTGGCCGAACTCGGCCGTTCGCCGCAGCATAGCAGTTGCCGAACCGGAAAAATCACAGACTGTCACGACAGGCTACTTACGCCCCAAAGCGGACGCTCATGTGTTCCGTTTAGGCTCTTCAAACGTTGCATTCAGCGAGTTGCACGCATCGCCACAATCGTGGACGCCGACGTTCAGCCGCTGTTCCAGCGCAGTGATTGCAAAGCTGAAAGTATGAAGTGCTAGAATCACCAAACAATACCCGTTATTTCCGACCTATTTTCGTGAGTGATTGATGCGCAGATCCGGCAATCGATACAACCATCTCTTTGCTGATACCGACCTTCAACACCAGCTCGATATCACGCTGCACGAACTGTGCACTACCGTCGACAACATCCCAGCAGAGCGTTTTCTGAATACCGCCCATGACGACCTGATTGCTCATCTTGTCGAAAAGTTCAGCGTTGAGCAAGTGAACCTACAACGCGACCAGATGTCGGTTGAAGCAACAGAAACTAAAGTTGACGTCAGCCAGGACCATAACCGGTGGATCGAGGACCGGAGTCGCCCCTTCTATCGTCCAGGGCAAAAGATTGTTGTGCACTTGCCGTTTATATGCGAGGCGCCCTTGTTGAAGGCGCGGCCCAGCACGTACACGACCAGCTCACCTATCGCGGAGGTCACCGGTCAAGAAATAATCCTTACCTACGACATCGCGGACGACGTCACTCGCGACATCAAACCCGATCTCGATGCGACTATTGCTCAAATCGAGCAGTATCTAAATTGGCAGGCACCCCAGATCTTTGCCCACAACGCGCGTCTCCAAGGTGCAGCCGATACCGCGATTAACGAGCGCCGGCGTCGTCTGCTTGCCAATACCCGGCGCCTGACAAACTTGGGGATACCGGTACGCACTCGGGCTGACGCGCCGGCTACTTACACGATTCCGACGGTGCGTAAAAAGGCACTGCCGACTTTGCCGATCGCCACTACTGCACCGTTCGAGCCAGAGCCTACTTGGGCCATGGACCAGTACGAGCATGCCCTAAATGTCATCCAGCAGATGACTTTGGTTATGGAACGTAGTCCGAGTGCATTTAGCACCATGGACGAAGAGGCGCTTCGCCAGCATTTTCTCGTGCAGCTCAACGGACAATTCGAGGGCAGGGCAACAGGAGAAACGTTCAATCTGAATGGCAAGACCGACATCCTCCTCCGCGAAGGTGCTCGAAATGCATTTATCGCTGAGTGCAAATTCTGGAAGGGACCGAAAAAGTTTCGCGAGGCGATCGACCAATTGCTCGGCTATACGGCATGGCGGGACAGCAAAACCGCGATCTTGGTGTTTAACCGCGGTACAGCGACGTCGACCGTACTGGAAGGAGTCAAGGATGTATGCGAGTCGCACCCCAATTTAAAGCGTGTCGTCAATTGGCCCCACTCTTCCGGCTACCGCTATATATTTCATCAGAATGGCGACCGCAACCGCGAGTTTTTGATGACCGTTCTCGTTTTCGACGTCCCTGCTGACGCGGCGGCATCTTAGATCCCCCCGACTAGCGTTGCGCAGCGGAGTTCTATATTACTACCCTTAGTAAATAAACCTGCGTCCTGTACCATCGCACGGCCCGGCGCATGGGAGCCTCGGGCGACAGTCAAAGTTGGTATGACCGCTTCTGGCAGGTTGCTGCCGTCCAGTGTATGGCGGCTCCCTGCCCCTTAGCGGTCGTAGGACCACTCTAGGAACTCGGCAACGGTATCCGATGAGGTCATCTCCAGCAGCGCCTCTGCAAGCTCGTATTGCCCCTTTGCGGCGGCCGTGGCAGACAAGGCACAGGCTGTAAAAGCAGCACTCCAGTGATTCCCTTTGGCACTTGCAACTAATGCAGGAATGCGGCTTAGTGCGTCGAAGTAGTCTGCTGCCAGCTCATCGGGAACATCGACGCCATTCTTGTGCCGGCAGATTTCGATCCATGCCGGGAAGTGAAAATACACATCGGGCAAGCGTTCTGGTGAACCAGCGATTGCCGCAATAACGTGGGGAACCGCTGCAAATGAAGCCGAGTACACGTCGCCTTGGTGAGCAAGGGCGCTCCAGAGACTGAACCACGGTTCGGAACTGCCGTCATCACCAGGTAAAGCCGATAGCTGGCGAAGAAGCTCAGGAATCTTCGCGGCACTACCGTACGCATCGCCCAGTTCACGCCATCGTGGATTATTCAGTTCCAGCATGTCTTGTCCCTTTTTCGTGTAACGAACTGCGTACTTGGTCAATGGCTGATCCTTGCCGATCTTGGCCGTTCGCCGCGGCATAGTAGCTGGCCAGGCGGAAATTCGCAAACTGTCACGAAGGACCGGAACCGACCAGAAGCGGAGCTAGCTTGGTCGCCTTATTCGTATTCGAAATCGGCTTTATATGTCCGGATCTTCGCGGCGCTGGCACGGCATTGTTAGTTCGTGGCGACCTGTATCAGGTGACCACGACGCCGGCTTCACTGTGCCAAGCCTCTACCGTTCAGGGCCGATCCCGCCATAGCGCCGGGCTAAACCAGCAATAGCTATGATTATGTAGGAGTCCTATACATTCGCTGCTATGATGCTTTCCATGGACGCACGGCAAGCAGTCTTCAGCGTGCCGATCCAGGTGACTGCCCCATCATTAATCAGGAATCCTAACTTCACGACCCGAAAGGAAACATCATGGCCTCGACTACTACCACCGCCCGCGTTGCACTTCTCACCCGCGACACCGCAACGGGCGCTTCGCAGCCGCTGCTCGAACAGATCCATGGCGCCTTTGGCGTTACGCCGAACATGTTCAAGGCCGTCGCCAACTCCCCCGCGGCGCTGGCCAGCATGTGGGCCGCCTTCGGTGCCCTCGGCAGCGGCACGCTGGGCGCGAAGCTGGGCGAGCAGATCGCCGTGGCCATCGCCGACATCAACGATTGCGAATATTGCCTGGCCGCGCACACGGCCCTGGGCCGCAAGGCCGGCGCCACGAGCGATGAAATGACGGCCGCCCAGGCCGGGCAGTCGCACGATCCGAAGACGGCCGCCGCGCTGACCTTCGCGACGCGCGTGGTGCGCAACCGGGGCAAGGTCGGCGCGGAGGAAGTCGACGCGCTGCGCGCGGCCGGCTTCGAGGATGGCCAGGTCGTGGAAATCGTGGCCCACGTGGCGCTGAACCTGTTCACCAACTATGTGAACGTGGCCCTCGCCGTGCCGGTCGATTTCCCGCAAGTGAAGCTGCGCGCCAAATGAGCGCCGGGACCGTGACGGATTTCAGCACCGCCCCCGAATTCGAGGTGGCGGCCTGGCTGAACGCCCGCGGGCCCGTGAGCCTTGCCGCGCTGCGCGGCAAGGTGGTGGCGGTCTACGCGTTCCAGATGCTGTGCCCCGGCTGCGTGTCGCACGGCATTCCCCAGGCGAAGAAGATCGCCGCCACGTTCGACCGCGGCGACGTCGAAGTACTGGGCCTGCACACGGTATTCGAGCACCATGCGGTGATGGGCCAAGAAGCGCTGGAAGCCTTCATCCACGAATACCGGATCGATTTCCCGGTCGGCATCGACCTGCCGTCCGAGAGCAGCCCGGTACCGCGCACGATGGCGAAGTACCGGATGCGCGGCACGCCCACGCTGCTGCTGTTCGACCGCCGGGGCATGCTGCGCCAGCAGGTGTTCGGCATGGCCGACGACATGCGGGTGGGCGCCCTCATTGCGGGGCTCGTGCACGAACACGCGGATGACGCGGCATGCGACGATGGCGGCTGCCGCATTCCGCTGTCCTCCGTCACCTGAAAGGAGTGTCCATGCAAGTAACGCACCGCCGCTGCATCGCCCTGTACCACGTGCGCTTCGAGGATCTCGGCAGCTTTGCCGCCCCCTCGCCGCCAAGGGCTACGAAATCGAGTACCGCCACGCCGGCGCGCAGCCATTGACGCCGGACGAGTGGCGTGACGCGGCGCTGGTCGTCGTGCTCGGTGGCCCGCTTGGCGCCGGCGACCTGGCCGCTTACCCGTGGCTTGCCACGGAAATCGACGGCCTGCGCCAGCGGCTGGCCCTTGGCCGCCCCACGCTGGGCATCTGCCTGGGCGCCCAGCTGATGGCCGTCGCCCTCGGTGGGCGCATCGAGCGCCGCGGGGCGGATAACGTGCCGGCCATGGAGATCGGCTGGGCGCCGCTCGACACGGTGGCAGACGCCGGCCCGCTCGGCGCCTTGCAGGGCATCCCGGTGCTGCACTGGCATGGCGACAACATCGTGCCGCCGCCCGGCATCGTATCGCTGGCCGCCACGCCGGGAACACCCTGCCAGGCCTTCGCCGCCGGGCACCATGCGCTGGGCCTGCAGTTCCACGCCGAGTTCGCGGCGCACGCGCTGGAGGAATGGCTGGCCGGGCACGCGGTGGAACTGGCGCGGGCCGGCACCGACCTGGCCGCGCTGCGCCGCGACACGTCCCGGCATGGCGACACGCTGGCACAGGCCGGCCAGGCCTTGCTGCGCGGTTGGCTTGCCGGCCTGCCGGCGGCGCATGCGCGCTGAACGGGCGCCGGCGCCAGCGGCTGCGCGGCCTTCGATCCCGGATCGTGCCGCGCAGGCCATCTTGGCGGTAAGGCCAGCATGGTGTTGCTCCGGCCCATCACGGTCCATGCATACACTGCCTATACGGCAGCAAATATTGTTCCTTGTCAATATCCATGCTACGTTTACCGCTCCACCCGCACGAATCGCGGGACCTCCCATGAACTCCGGGCATTCGACCCACCGCGATGCGAAAAAACCAAGTCGGCCGGGCCATGCAGTACATCACCCTGGCAATGATCATCCTCACCGCGGCGCTGCTCTGGTGGCACCGGCTGGGCATGGTGCGCGTTCTGGAAATCTCGGCGCGCAGCGGCCATGCGGTGGAGGCGCGGGACGATCACGCCGATGGCGGCATGTCGCGGGCCGTGCTGGCGCCGGAAAATCCCTTTGCATTC is part of the Pseudoduganella lutea genome and encodes:
- a CDS encoding carboxymuconolactone decarboxylase family protein, yielding MASTTTTARVALLTRDTATGASQPLLEQIHGAFGVTPNMFKAVANSPAALASMWAAFGALGSGTLGAKLGEQIAVAIADINDCEYCLAAHTALGRKAGATSDEMTAAQAGQSHDPKTAAALTFATRVVRNRGKVGAEEVDALRAAGFEDGQVVEIVAHVALNLFTNYVNVALAVPVDFPQVKLRAK
- a CDS encoding peroxiredoxin family protein, yielding MSAGTVTDFSTAPEFEVAAWLNARGPVSLAALRGKVVAVYAFQMLCPGCVSHGIPQAKKIAATFDRGDVEVLGLHTVFEHHAVMGQEALEAFIHEYRIDFPVGIDLPSESSPVPRTMAKYRMRGTPTLLLFDRRGMLRQQVFGMADDMRVGALIAGLVHEHADDAACDDGGCRIPLSSVT
- a CDS encoding glutamine amidotransferase-related protein; the protein is MEYRHAGAQPLTPDEWRDAALVVVLGGPLGAGDLAAYPWLATEIDGLRQRLALGRPTLGICLGAQLMAVALGGRIERRGADNVPAMEIGWAPLDTVADAGPLGALQGIPVLHWHGDNIVPPPGIVSLAATPGTPCQAFAAGHHALGLQFHAEFAAHALEEWLAGHAVELARAGTDLAALRRDTSRHGDTLAQAGQALLRGWLAGLPAAHAR